The following are from one region of the Chromobacterium phragmitis genome:
- a CDS encoding chemotaxis protein CheW produces MDSDQASIDSADRLREQFDLSFASAPALPAAGSVNLLTIRIGAEPYAIRLADIRGLHADRRILDLPGPMPELLGVTNFRGQIVPVFQLAALLGKCPGAAPRWIVLVQASAPLALAFEAFDSHICVLDDEIISPADAAGQGGVRTASGVVPLLDIGVLAAQVEARAAHSLSGLTP; encoded by the coding sequence ATGGATTCCGACCAGGCATCGATTGACAGCGCGGACCGCCTGCGCGAACAGTTCGACCTCTCATTCGCATCGGCTCCGGCCCTGCCGGCCGCTGGCAGCGTGAATCTGCTGACGATACGAATAGGCGCGGAGCCCTATGCCATTCGTCTGGCCGATATCCGTGGCTTGCATGCCGACCGGCGCATCCTGGACCTGCCGGGGCCCATGCCGGAGTTGCTGGGTGTGACGAATTTCCGCGGACAGATCGTGCCGGTGTTTCAACTGGCCGCGTTGTTGGGCAAGTGTCCTGGCGCGGCGCCCCGCTGGATAGTGCTGGTGCAGGCTAGTGCGCCGCTTGCGCTTGCCTTCGAAGCCTTTGATTCCCATATCTGCGTCCTGGACGACGAGATCATCTCGCCGGCCGACGCCGCCGGCCAGGGCGGGGTGCGCACCGCAAGCGGCGTGGTGCCGCTATTGGATATCGGCGTGCTGGCCGCGCAGGTCGAGGCACGCGCCGCCCATTCTCTGTCGGGGCTGACGCCATGA
- a CDS encoding CheR family methyltransferase yields the protein MSAEPSASQVEQFRDLIVGRLGLQFDETKLGNLARVLSLHGGTDKDAYLAMLAAESGPYPALHKLAVDLTVTETYFYRNVEQIQAFAEVAMPACLLARDGLPVRVLSAGCASGEEPYTLAIAARETAGLGAGSVQIRAVDANPAMLAKAGGARYSGWSLREVGAAMRARWFARDGDLHALNEGVRRSVRFEQRNLAREDEELWAPDSYDIVFCRNVLMYFSPAQAQAAVARIAGAMSPGGYLFLGHAETLRGLSHDFHLCHTHATFYYQRKQQVGAPAREPAFFQPPWSGDRVPPPPPNDPAWADVIARAAQRIDTLAVAAPQAGRGLSESSQPDLQQALSCLHREQFEQSLALIEKLPQQHADDPDVLLLKAVSLSQSGMLAEAQDVCHALLARDELNAGAHYVLALCREEDGDNPAALAHYRSAAYLNPGFALARLHVGVLERRMADPEAARRDLAQALLLLQHEDPSRLLLFGGGFPRSALINLCRAELAALGA from the coding sequence ATGAGCGCCGAGCCGTCCGCCTCACAAGTGGAGCAATTCCGCGATCTGATCGTCGGCCGTCTCGGCCTGCAATTCGACGAAACCAAGCTGGGCAACCTGGCGCGCGTGTTGTCCCTGCACGGCGGAACAGACAAGGACGCCTATCTGGCCATGCTGGCGGCGGAGTCCGGGCCATATCCGGCGCTGCATAAGCTTGCGGTCGACCTGACCGTCACCGAAACCTATTTTTACCGGAATGTCGAACAGATCCAGGCCTTCGCCGAAGTGGCGATGCCTGCCTGCCTGCTGGCGCGGGACGGCCTGCCTGTGCGCGTGTTGTCGGCCGGCTGCGCCTCGGGGGAGGAGCCGTACACGCTGGCGATCGCCGCGCGCGAAACCGCCGGCTTGGGCGCGGGCAGCGTGCAGATCCGCGCGGTCGACGCCAACCCCGCCATGCTGGCCAAAGCGGGGGGCGCGCGTTATTCGGGCTGGTCGCTGCGGGAAGTGGGCGCCGCGATGCGGGCGCGCTGGTTCGCGCGCGATGGCGACCTTCACGCGCTGAACGAGGGCGTGCGGCGCTCGGTTCGGTTCGAACAGCGCAATCTGGCGCGGGAGGATGAGGAGTTGTGGGCGCCGGACAGCTATGACATCGTGTTCTGCCGCAATGTGCTGATGTATTTCAGCCCGGCCCAGGCGCAGGCAGCGGTGGCGCGTATCGCCGGCGCCATGTCGCCCGGCGGCTATCTGTTCCTGGGGCATGCGGAAACCCTGCGCGGCCTGTCGCACGATTTCCATCTCTGCCATACCCATGCCACCTTCTATTACCAGCGAAAGCAGCAGGTGGGGGCACCGGCGCGGGAGCCCGCATTTTTCCAGCCGCCGTGGAGCGGGGATCGGGTTCCGCCGCCGCCGCCGAATGACCCCGCATGGGCCGATGTGATCGCGCGAGCGGCCCAGCGCATCGACACGCTTGCGGTGGCCGCGCCCCAAGCCGGGCGGGGGCTGTCGGAGTCCTCGCAGCCGGATTTGCAGCAGGCCCTGTCGTGTCTGCACAGGGAGCAATTCGAGCAAAGCCTGGCCCTGATAGAGAAGCTGCCGCAACAGCATGCGGACGATCCTGACGTATTGTTGCTGAAGGCGGTCTCGCTCAGCCAGAGCGGCATGCTCGCCGAGGCGCAGGACGTCTGCCACGCCCTGTTGGCGCGCGATGAGCTCAATGCCGGCGCCCATTATGTGCTGGCATTGTGCCGCGAAGAGGATGGCGACAATCCGGCTGCGTTGGCGCACTACCGCAGCGCCGCCTACCTGAATCCCGGATTTGCGTTGGCGCGCCTGCATGTCGGCGTGCTCGAGCGGCGGATGGCCGACCCGGAGGCGGCGCGGCGCGACCTGGCTCAAGCCCTGCTTCTGTTGCAGCATGAGGATCCGTCGCGTCTGCTGCTGTTTGGCGGCGGCTTTCCGCGCAGCGCCCTGATCAATCTTTGCCGCGCCGAACTGGCGGCCTTGGGAGCCTAG
- a CDS encoding chemotaxis protein CheW: MAFDSKSLLSVLLCRSGQRLCALPLAHVRETMRALPVDPVPAMSDFLLGLALIRGAPVPVLDCARLMGSASPTRLSRFVTLVVGERLLALAVDDVIGVRQLAAAALADIAPLLDGSDDGLVQAIATLDAELLLVLRAGRLVPEEMWEALAVEGGGA; the protein is encoded by the coding sequence ATGGCATTCGATAGCAAATCACTGCTTTCCGTATTGTTGTGCCGAAGCGGCCAGCGCCTGTGCGCGCTGCCGCTGGCGCATGTGCGAGAAACCATGCGCGCCCTCCCGGTTGATCCCGTGCCCGCCATGTCCGACTTCCTGCTTGGGCTGGCGCTGATACGCGGCGCGCCGGTTCCGGTTCTCGATTGCGCGCGCCTGATGGGCTCGGCGTCGCCGACGCGGCTCTCCCGCTTCGTCACGCTGGTGGTGGGCGAACGCCTGTTGGCGCTGGCGGTGGACGACGTCATCGGGGTGCGGCAACTCGCCGCCGCCGCGCTGGCCGATATCGCCCCGCTGCTGGATGGCAGCGATGACGGCTTGGTCCAGGCGATCGCGACGCTCGACGCCGAATTGCTGCTGGTGTTGCGCGCGGGCCGCTTGGTGCCTGAGGAGATGTGGGAGGCCCTGGCGGTCGAGGGAGGGGGGGCATGA
- a CDS encoding DUF1801 domain-containing protein, whose translation MSLADSVGGKSASQWIDARVAELGGWRGEALGLVREWIRQAAPDVVEEWKWMGTPVWSLGGMLCTGEAYKQVVKLTFLKGASLADPAGLFNASLAGNARRAIDIREGGMPDEEAFKTLIREAVALNLAKGKPGRQR comes from the coding sequence ATGAGCCTGGCGGATTCTGTCGGAGGAAAGTCGGCATCGCAATGGATCGATGCCAGGGTAGCCGAGCTGGGAGGCTGGCGAGGCGAGGCCTTGGGGCTGGTACGGGAATGGATTCGCCAGGCCGCGCCGGACGTGGTGGAGGAGTGGAAATGGATGGGGACGCCGGTATGGTCGCTGGGCGGCATGCTTTGCACCGGCGAAGCCTACAAACAGGTGGTCAAGCTGACTTTTCTGAAAGGAGCCAGCTTGGCGGACCCGGCAGGGTTGTTCAATGCCAGCCTGGCCGGCAACGCCCGGCGCGCGATCGATATCCGCGAGGGCGGAATGCCGGATGAGGAGGCGTTCAAAACGCTGATTCGGGAAGCGGTCGCGTTGAATCTGGCCAAGGGCAAGCCGGGGCGACAACGCTGA
- a CDS encoding patatin-like phospholipase family protein has protein sequence MFSRKDDKPSISLALQGGGAHGAFTWGVLDALLENGRYRFEGLSGTSAGAMNATAVAHGLSVGGPDEARRALSEFWLRVGESLPKEMTRPLPLSVDSAASPSLKMVLQLSQWFSPYQLNPLDYNPLRDIIVSQFDFDRIRRAAPVQLFVAATHANSGRLRLFRNEDLSADALLASACLPALQQAVMLDGEPYWDGGFAANPAIFPLFKFCRGDDILLVLLSPTDHGGTPRTAEEIQRRAMLLGFNSAFLREMRLFALLREMAAEPAYLRGRLERRLLATRFHLIAADDALSELDASSRALTYGPFLEWLREQGRQSALAWMAEHGDKVGHRGSVDIAREFLKP, from the coding sequence ATGTTCAGCCGCAAAGACGATAAGCCTTCGATCAGCCTGGCGTTGCAGGGCGGCGGGGCGCATGGCGCGTTCACCTGGGGCGTATTGGACGCATTGCTGGAAAACGGGCGCTATCGTTTTGAGGGGCTGAGCGGCACCAGCGCCGGCGCGATGAACGCGACGGCTGTCGCGCATGGCTTATCAGTCGGCGGGCCTGACGAGGCGAGGCGGGCGTTGTCTGAATTCTGGCTTCGGGTTGGCGAAAGCCTGCCTAAAGAAATGACCCGCCCCTTGCCGCTAAGCGTGGATTCCGCGGCCTCGCCAAGTTTGAAGATGGTCTTGCAGTTGTCGCAGTGGTTCTCGCCGTACCAGCTCAATCCCTTGGACTATAACCCGCTGCGGGACATCATCGTCTCGCAGTTCGATTTCGACCGCATCCGCCGCGCGGCGCCGGTACAGCTGTTTGTGGCGGCTACGCACGCCAACAGCGGGCGGCTGAGGCTGTTCCGCAATGAGGACTTGTCCGCGGACGCTTTGCTGGCGTCGGCATGCCTTCCCGCGCTGCAGCAGGCGGTGATGCTGGACGGAGAACCATACTGGGATGGCGGTTTCGCCGCCAATCCCGCCATCTTCCCGCTATTCAAATTTTGCCGCGGCGACGACATTTTGCTGGTGCTGCTGTCCCCGACCGATCATGGCGGCACCCCGCGCACGGCTGAGGAAATCCAGCGCAGAGCGATGCTGTTGGGATTCAATAGCGCCTTCCTGCGCGAGATGCGTCTATTTGCCCTGCTGCGGGAGATGGCGGCGGAGCCCGCGTATCTGCGCGGGCGGCTGGAACGCCGGCTGTTGGCGACGCGATTTCATTTGATCGCGGCGGATGATGCTTTGTCGGAACTGGACGCCAGCAGCCGAGCGTTGACTTATGGCCCATTTCTGGAGTGGCTGCGGGAGCAGGGGCGGCAGTCGGCGCTGGCGTGGATGGCGGAGCATGGCGATAAGGTGGGGCATCGCGGCAGCGTGGATATCGCGCGCGAATTCCTCAAGCCGTGA
- a CDS encoding MarR family winged helix-turn-helix transcriptional regulator, with the protein MEDIDLLRLRLTSSLRPMSVLWRHIAQEALTAHAISVSGGSALLFIGRLGEGVSHSALAEELGMEPASLVRIVDQLCNAGLLRREQGLRDRRVKTLWFTDAGREVTREIETELVALRARSLASVSQTDLEAALRVFHALEQAAAQTRLPHDPMLGKSDDRAAR; encoded by the coding sequence ATGGAAGACATAGACCTGCTGCGCTTGCGGCTGACCAGCAGCCTGCGGCCGATGAGCGTGCTGTGGCGGCATATCGCGCAGGAAGCGCTGACCGCCCACGCCATTTCGGTTTCCGGCGGCTCCGCGCTGCTGTTCATCGGCCGTTTGGGAGAAGGCGTCAGCCACAGCGCGCTGGCCGAGGAATTGGGCATGGAGCCAGCCTCGCTGGTCCGCATCGTGGACCAGCTGTGCAACGCCGGCCTGTTGCGGCGGGAGCAAGGCCTGCGCGACAGGCGGGTAAAGACGCTGTGGTTCACCGACGCCGGCCGCGAAGTGACCCGCGAGATAGAGACCGAACTGGTGGCGCTGCGCGCGCGCTCGCTCGCGTCCGTCAGCCAGACGGACCTGGAAGCGGCGCTGCGGGTGTTCCATGCGCTGGAGCAGGCCGCCGCGCAAACCCGGCTGCCCCATGACCCGATGTTGGGCAAGAGCGATGATCGCGCTGCCCGCTAA
- a CDS encoding FUSC family protein — protein MIALPAKRDWLFSARTFAAAMLALYIALALGLPKPSWAMGTVYIVSHPLIGATRSKAAYRVFGTLLGAAAAVFVVPPLANQPALLSLVVALWSGALLYLSMLDHTPRHYLLRLPAYTMPLIALSAVYAPESVFDIAIARSEEIALGIVCASLAAALVLPTRVSAVLSPRVDGWLKDAAAWATDTLGSNPQPPSAGRNRLAADLLAFDQLLTHLSYDATSRDTERTAGELRARMSMLPPLLSSLSELLAVLRKTPGGVSADLLQLMEDTSNWLGYPADNPWFLSQARALRRQLDAPPPDGGWPSLLEGTARMRLKSLVNLWQDCLTLRALISRGLPLWDWKPAYRRWEVGVKARHYDYGLLGFAAGAAALGIFLGCLIWIALGWQDGANAVILGTVACCLFGSMDEPAPMLRTLFIVNTICTMLAGLLLFAVLPAVHEFEMLALCLAPPFLVGGALMSQPRFGPVAMLLVVFTANLIGLQQSYNADFQSFLNSNLAGAAGILFALVWTLTTRPFGAELTLRRLIRSNWRDLAHNAAGRHGGDYARLTALMLDRLSLLAPRLAADGADPSAGFRELRVGFSALDLQRDEHRLAGAAHQAVDTALQGVSEHFRACADADRGLDAPDALLGRLDAAIALTLADLAPAAREARHALVEMRVALFPDAEGFQPASTAPGAQP, from the coding sequence ATGATCGCGCTGCCCGCTAAGCGAGACTGGCTGTTCTCAGCCCGCACCTTCGCCGCCGCGATGCTGGCGCTGTACATCGCGCTGGCGCTGGGCCTGCCCAAACCCAGCTGGGCGATGGGCACCGTCTACATCGTGTCCCACCCGCTGATCGGCGCCACCCGCTCCAAGGCGGCGTACCGCGTGTTCGGCACCCTGCTGGGCGCGGCGGCGGCAGTGTTTGTGGTGCCGCCGCTGGCCAACCAGCCGGCGCTGCTGAGCCTGGTGGTGGCGCTGTGGTCCGGCGCCCTGCTTTATCTATCCATGCTGGACCATACGCCGCGCCACTATCTGCTGCGGCTGCCGGCCTACACCATGCCGCTGATCGCGCTGTCGGCGGTGTACGCGCCGGAGAGCGTGTTCGACATCGCCATCGCGCGCAGCGAGGAAATCGCCCTCGGCATCGTCTGCGCCAGCCTGGCCGCCGCGCTGGTGCTGCCCACCCGCGTGTCAGCGGTGCTGAGCCCGCGCGTGGACGGCTGGCTCAAGGACGCCGCCGCCTGGGCAACGGATACGCTGGGCAGCAATCCCCAGCCGCCGTCGGCGGGCCGCAACCGGCTGGCGGCCGACCTGCTGGCCTTCGACCAACTGCTTACCCACCTCTCCTACGACGCCACCAGCCGCGACACCGAACGCACCGCAGGCGAGCTGCGCGCGCGGATGAGCATGCTGCCGCCGCTGCTGTCGTCGCTTTCCGAGCTGCTGGCAGTGCTGCGCAAGACGCCCGGCGGCGTGTCCGCGGACTTGCTCCAGTTGATGGAAGACACCTCCAATTGGCTGGGCTATCCGGCCGACAATCCTTGGTTCCTCAGCCAGGCGCGCGCGCTGCGCCGCCAGCTGGACGCGCCGCCGCCGGACGGCGGCTGGCCATCGCTGCTGGAAGGCACGGCGCGGATGCGGCTGAAATCTCTGGTCAATCTGTGGCAGGACTGCCTGACGCTGCGCGCGCTGATCTCCCGCGGGCTGCCGCTGTGGGACTGGAAACCCGCCTACCGCCGCTGGGAAGTGGGCGTGAAAGCCCGCCACTACGATTACGGCCTGCTCGGCTTCGCCGCCGGGGCCGCCGCGCTGGGCATCTTCCTGGGCTGTCTCATCTGGATCGCGCTGGGCTGGCAGGACGGCGCCAACGCGGTGATCCTGGGCACGGTGGCCTGCTGCCTGTTCGGCTCTATGGACGAGCCCGCGCCGATGCTGCGCACGCTGTTCATCGTCAACACCATCTGCACCATGCTGGCCGGCCTGCTGCTGTTCGCCGTGCTGCCGGCGGTGCACGAATTCGAAATGCTGGCGCTGTGCCTGGCCCCGCCCTTCCTCGTGGGCGGCGCGTTGATGAGCCAGCCCCGCTTCGGCCCGGTGGCGATGCTGCTGGTGGTGTTCACCGCCAATCTGATCGGCCTGCAGCAAAGCTACAACGCCGACTTCCAGTCCTTCCTCAACAGTAATCTGGCCGGCGCTGCCGGCATCCTGTTCGCGCTGGTCTGGACGCTGACCACCCGTCCCTTCGGCGCCGAGCTGACGCTGCGCCGCCTGATCCGCTCCAACTGGCGCGACCTGGCGCATAACGCCGCCGGCCGCCACGGCGGCGACTACGCGCGGCTGACGGCGCTGATGCTGGACCGGCTGTCGCTGCTGGCGCCGCGCCTGGCCGCCGACGGCGCGGATCCGTCCGCCGGCTTCCGCGAGTTGCGGGTGGGTTTCAGCGCGCTGGACCTTCAGCGCGACGAGCACCGCCTGGCCGGCGCCGCCCACCAGGCGGTGGACACGGCGCTGCAAGGCGTCAGCGAGCACTTTCGCGCCTGCGCCGACGCCGACCGCGGCCTTGACGCGCCGGACGCGCTGCTGGGCCGGCTGGACGCGGCCATCGCCCTCACCCTGGCCGACCTCGCGCCGGCCGCGCGCGAGGCCCGACACGCGCTGGTGGAGATGCGCGTGGCGCTGTTCCCCGACGCCGAAGGCTTCCAGCCGGCGTCAACCGCTCCAGGAGCCCAGCCATGA
- a CDS encoding DUF1656 domain-containing protein has product MIGEVNFYGVYFPSLLVMMVIAFAASSLLRRALARLGLYRVVWHRSLFNFALYVIVLGGTIALFHR; this is encoded by the coding sequence ATGATAGGCGAAGTCAATTTCTACGGGGTCTACTTCCCCAGCCTGCTGGTGATGATGGTGATCGCCTTCGCCGCCAGCAGCCTGCTGCGCCGCGCGCTGGCCCGACTGGGCCTCTACCGCGTGGTGTGGCACCGCTCTCTCTTCAATTTCGCGCTTTACGTGATCGTGCTGGGCGGCACCATCGCGCTGTTTCACAGGTGA
- a CDS encoding efflux RND transporter periplasmic adaptor subunit — MNNRIRQAGAVLLTLATVAVAIAVVRHIWIYYTDAPWTRDGHIAADVVQVAPDVSGLITEVKVSDNQQVKKGQPLFVVDRAHYQLALRQAEAAAAAQRATLAQARREAARNRSLSELVAAEAREEGDAKVQLGEATLAAAEAAVGLARLNLERTVVKSPVDGYLNDRTPRVGDYAASGRAALSVVDARSFHVDGYFEETKLGGVELNQPVDIQIMGESRKLRGHVQSIAAGIENRDRSNGASLLPNVNPTFNWVRLAQRIPVRIALDEVPANFRLIAGRTATVAIQQRNRS, encoded by the coding sequence ATGAACAACCGCATTCGCCAAGCCGGGGCCGTGCTGCTGACCCTGGCCACCGTCGCCGTCGCCATCGCGGTGGTGCGGCATATCTGGATCTACTACACCGACGCGCCATGGACCCGCGACGGCCATATCGCCGCCGACGTGGTGCAGGTGGCCCCGGACGTGTCCGGGTTGATCACCGAGGTGAAGGTCTCGGACAACCAGCAGGTCAAGAAAGGCCAGCCGCTGTTCGTGGTGGACCGCGCCCATTACCAGCTGGCGCTGCGCCAGGCGGAAGCCGCCGCAGCCGCTCAGCGCGCCACGCTGGCCCAGGCCCGCCGCGAGGCCGCGCGCAACCGTTCATTGAGCGAACTGGTGGCCGCCGAGGCCCGCGAGGAAGGCGACGCCAAGGTGCAGCTGGGCGAAGCCACGCTGGCCGCCGCCGAGGCCGCGGTCGGCCTGGCCCGGCTGAATCTGGAGCGCACGGTGGTGAAAAGCCCGGTGGACGGCTATCTGAACGACCGCACCCCGCGCGTGGGCGACTACGCCGCCAGCGGCCGCGCGGCGCTGTCCGTCGTCGACGCCCGCTCCTTCCATGTCGACGGCTATTTCGAAGAAACCAAGCTGGGCGGCGTGGAGCTGAACCAGCCGGTGGACATCCAGATCATGGGCGAGTCGCGCAAGCTGCGCGGCCACGTGCAAAGCATCGCCGCCGGCATCGAAAACCGCGACCGCAGCAACGGCGCCTCGCTGCTGCCCAACGTCAACCCCACCTTCAACTGGGTGCGGCTGGCGCAGCGCATCCCGGTGCGCATCGCGCTGGACGAAGTGCCGGCCAATTTCCGGCTGATCGCCGGCCGCACCGCCACCGTGGCCATCCAGCAAAGGAACCGCTCATGA